A part of Myxococcus landrumus genomic DNA contains:
- a CDS encoding metallophosphoesterase: MSPRTIVIGDLHGCHDEALELLAKVGATSSDRVIFAGDLVDRGPKRRECVELAMRHEAVLGNHEETQLQQRHRAAERLTPDHLETRQVLEPEHFEWMARLPHYLRLPEHNAIVVHAGMMPGRPVEAQDPYHLLHAQCIQPPTKKSYWPSKAPADWKFWTHYWQGPERVIFGHTVFDKPLVTEYAVGIDTGCVYGRSLTAVVLPTWELVSVPARKTYRGGKDVAKFPIHGDVCVYS; this comes from the coding sequence ATGTCCCCCCGCACCATCGTCATCGGAGACCTCCATGGCTGCCATGACGAGGCCCTGGAGCTGCTCGCCAAGGTGGGCGCCACCTCCAGCGACCGGGTCATCTTCGCCGGGGACCTGGTCGACCGGGGCCCGAAGCGGCGCGAGTGCGTGGAGCTGGCCATGCGGCACGAGGCCGTCCTCGGCAACCACGAGGAGACCCAGCTCCAGCAGCGCCACCGCGCCGCGGAGCGCCTGACACCGGACCACCTGGAGACGCGTCAGGTGCTGGAGCCCGAGCACTTCGAGTGGATGGCCCGGCTCCCCCACTACCTCCGGCTGCCAGAGCACAATGCCATCGTCGTGCACGCCGGCATGATGCCCGGACGGCCCGTCGAGGCGCAGGACCCGTACCACCTGCTCCATGCCCAGTGCATCCAGCCCCCGACGAAGAAGAGCTACTGGCCCTCCAAGGCACCGGCGGACTGGAAGTTCTGGACCCACTACTGGCAAGGGCCGGAGCGGGTCATCTTCGGGCACACCGTCTTCGACAAGCCCCTCGTCACCGAGTACGCGGTGGGCATCGACACCGGCTGCGTGTACGGCCGCTCATTGACCGCGGTGGTGCTGCCCACCTGGGAGCTGGTCTCCGTCCCCGCACGGAAGACCTACCGGGGCGGCAAGGACGTGGCGAAGTTCCCGATTCACGGCGACGTGTGCGTCTACTCCTAG
- a CDS encoding RNA polymerase sigma factor — protein sequence MSAAVQGLRMTTLRLSRDAEEPQEAARGSDEDALARKALAGDRAAWDALVARHHRRVVVSLLARGVRVDRAHELAQETWARLIQQQQRGLLTELRLPNLALTQAAFLAADDARRARRESISGAVEELPERQHPVDPSVSAERRLLSEEQLSRAHAALAQVSPSARSVFLLACDGQELPHAEVAARVGLSVQRVRQILCEVRKKLRTALEEETHA from the coding sequence ATGAGTGCAGCCGTGCAGGGCTTGCGGATGACGACGCTTCGACTGTCGAGAGATGCCGAGGAGCCGCAAGAGGCGGCGCGGGGGTCTGACGAAGACGCCCTGGCGCGCAAGGCCCTGGCCGGCGACCGGGCGGCGTGGGACGCACTGGTTGCGCGCCACCACCGCCGCGTCGTGGTATCGCTCCTGGCCCGAGGCGTCCGGGTGGACCGGGCGCATGAGCTGGCCCAGGAGACGTGGGCGCGGCTCATCCAACAACAGCAACGCGGACTGCTGACGGAGCTGCGCCTGCCCAACCTCGCCCTCACCCAGGCGGCCTTCCTGGCCGCGGACGATGCCCGCCGCGCCCGGCGCGAGTCCATCTCCGGTGCGGTGGAGGAGCTGCCCGAGCGGCAGCATCCGGTGGACCCTTCCGTGTCCGCCGAGCGTCGATTGCTTTCTGAAGAGCAGTTGTCCCGCGCCCACGCCGCGCTCGCCCAGGTGTCGCCGAGCGCGCGGAGCGTGTTTCTCCTGGCCTGTGATGGCCAGGAGCTACCCCATGCCGAAGTCGCCGCCCGTGTCGGACTGTCCGTCCAGCGCGTGCGGCAGATCCTGTGCGAGGTGCGCAAGAAGCTGCGGACCGCGCTCGAGGAGGAGACCCATGCTTAA
- a CDS encoding AraC family transcriptional regulator encodes MDFRKKLAALLLALAAPVAAAQSPGGAPKLPVGWYVTESAPKRYEAGVDTSSPCEGSRSAYLRSLTPDEAGYGTFMQAFGAQDYRGKRLRFSAAMRVKDVDGWAGLWMRVEGPDPKQPLAFDNMQSRALVGSRGCKRHEVVLDVPKEATTIMAGLIMSGTGQAWLDGVRFEVVDTSVAVTDLLASRPLVASTGPSGLDEATAVSKNNQVPLGRVGDVWFNHGRVAADKPYTQRTDGVWVSILSEEIYEHGIEVTGTFGQRPVELKLKAGGARTLIEGVWGSDPVTISITPAELTMKWGRLTRELKRDRTVPGDGTCNRYQRSDGPRVLDRLDICGAALGTRPPPAQLVLSFLANGFRANVPPGNFPIPQPPVLSREALETQRAATPKD; translated from the coding sequence ATGGACTTCCGGAAGAAACTCGCCGCCCTGCTGCTCGCCCTGGCCGCCCCGGTGGCCGCGGCGCAGTCGCCGGGCGGCGCCCCGAAGCTGCCGGTGGGCTGGTACGTCACCGAGAGCGCGCCCAAGCGCTACGAGGCGGGGGTGGACACCTCCTCGCCCTGCGAGGGCAGCCGCAGCGCCTACCTGCGCTCGCTGACGCCGGACGAGGCCGGCTACGGCACCTTCATGCAGGCCTTCGGCGCGCAGGACTACCGTGGCAAGCGGCTGCGCTTCTCCGCCGCCATGCGCGTCAAGGACGTGGACGGCTGGGCGGGGCTCTGGATGCGGGTGGAAGGGCCAGACCCTAAGCAACCTCTCGCCTTCGACAACATGCAGTCGCGCGCGCTCGTCGGCTCGCGCGGGTGCAAGCGCCACGAAGTCGTGCTGGACGTCCCCAAGGAGGCCACCACCATCATGGCGGGCCTCATCATGAGCGGCACCGGCCAGGCGTGGTTGGACGGCGTGCGCTTCGAGGTCGTGGACACCTCCGTCGCGGTGACGGACCTGCTCGCCTCGCGGCCCCTCGTCGCCAGCACGGGCCCCTCGGGCCTCGATGAAGCGACGGCCGTGTCCAAGAACAACCAGGTGCCCCTCGGCCGCGTGGGCGACGTCTGGTTCAACCACGGGCGCGTCGCGGCCGACAAGCCGTACACCCAGCGGACCGATGGCGTCTGGGTGAGCATCCTCTCGGAAGAGATCTACGAGCACGGCATCGAGGTGACGGGCACCTTCGGCCAGCGCCCCGTGGAGCTGAAGCTCAAGGCGGGCGGCGCGCGCACGCTCATCGAGGGCGTCTGGGGAAGTGACCCCGTCACCATCAGCATCACGCCCGCCGAGCTCACCATGAAGTGGGGACGGCTGACGCGCGAGCTGAAGCGGGACCGGACCGTGCCGGGAGACGGCACCTGCAACCGGTATCAGCGCAGCGACGGTCCCCGGGTCCTCGACCGGCTCGACATCTGTGGCGCCGCGCTGGGAACCCGGCCGCCTCCGGCGCAGCTCGTCCTGAGCTTCCTGGCCAACGGCTTCCGCGCCAACGTCCCTCCAGGCAACTTCCCCATCCCGCAGCCGCCCGTGCTCAGCCGCGAGGCGCTCGAGACGCAACGCGCGGCGACGCCGAAGGACTAG
- a CDS encoding PaaI family thioesterase yields the protein MSDSSSGPPARPSQAALERYAELFNQSLTLRHFGAQLSFPEGRNKVVVTIPELRPEHRGGVGSALAVNGGILAALFDLAIGTSGALVDPSRRCATVQLSMSFERPVTGDRLRVESEIDSQGLTLLFATARVYDAQDRVCGRCQGVVRLSNLPWASGESPATN from the coding sequence ATGTCCGACTCCTCCTCTGGTCCTCCCGCGCGGCCCTCCCAGGCCGCCCTGGAACGCTACGCCGAGCTCTTCAACCAGAGCCTCACGCTGCGTCACTTCGGCGCCCAGCTCTCCTTTCCGGAGGGCCGCAACAAGGTCGTCGTCACCATCCCCGAGCTGCGCCCCGAGCACCGGGGCGGCGTGGGCAGCGCCCTGGCCGTCAACGGGGGCATCCTCGCCGCCCTCTTCGACCTCGCCATCGGTACCAGCGGCGCCCTGGTGGACCCCAGCCGCCGCTGCGCCACCGTCCAGCTCTCCATGAGCTTCGAGCGCCCCGTCACGGGTGATCGCCTCCGCGTGGAGTCTGAAATCGACAGCCAGGGCCTCACCCTGCTCTTCGCCACCGCCCGCGTCTATGACGCGCAGGACCGCGTCTGTGGGCGCTGTCAGGGCGTGGTCCGACTCTCCAACCTCCCCTGGGCCTCTGGGGAAAGCCCCGCCACGAACTGA
- a CDS encoding vWA domain-containing protein, which yields MSTTQNSTLIPETQRGPAERLLDLVLSGSAHLWHNRPGLDVNGTWVAAAYATPAQRTVGKPVKPGLFVPAAVKLYRQLLDIYQLNSVLMAHFASYALTQTDWRDLKVATCALMLVQSHAGLPVKGDGGEVAFHDDDWRAIGEAMVLHYERKSTRMLTPKAVLRVAELLEQPEIARLNREAGFGDPASRKPPMGRWKRVAARWLAAREANVSMLQGLVKAGYKETLKKLARKAGYKPRAQGFFEVLGWKQKQAESGHRTVGLNGLTLVKRERFDGLSEAEICEWIEHERLSYKEVVGRLPQDLGMTPAIMAALLPSLSDRDLRLMTPTLEELGLLAEPTVRTRWEKAIQTATDQRALNIAKNVRSDVLRQKLEEASDNAARKAVEEATAETDVRVMFLIDKSGSMEGAIENSKEALARILAGFPMEKLHIAAFDTTGTVLKPKASNRTAVQHMLAGLKASGGTAHAAGVLALHRSGVRVPEGAKLVVIVVGDEAGEGGDQFARVFRDCGYSVAALALLVSVAGARGNTVRTCSSQLRVPFSEVNVDQFSDPYQVPRVLKALMDAPTLPGASQSGWVERVMRTPLLKVA from the coding sequence ATGTCGACGACCCAGAACAGCACCCTGATTCCCGAGACGCAGCGAGGCCCCGCCGAGCGACTGCTGGACCTGGTGCTCAGCGGCTCCGCGCATCTGTGGCACAACCGGCCGGGCCTGGACGTGAATGGCACCTGGGTCGCCGCGGCCTACGCCACGCCGGCGCAGCGCACGGTGGGCAAGCCGGTGAAGCCCGGCCTCTTCGTGCCCGCGGCGGTGAAGCTCTACCGGCAGCTCCTGGACATCTACCAGCTCAACTCGGTGCTGATGGCGCACTTCGCCTCATACGCGCTGACGCAGACGGACTGGCGTGACCTGAAGGTGGCCACGTGCGCCCTGATGCTGGTGCAGAGCCATGCCGGTCTTCCCGTGAAGGGGGACGGCGGCGAGGTGGCGTTCCACGACGACGACTGGCGCGCCATTGGCGAGGCCATGGTGCTGCACTACGAGCGCAAGTCCACGCGCATGCTCACGCCCAAGGCGGTGCTGCGAGTCGCCGAGCTGCTCGAGCAGCCGGAGATCGCGCGCCTCAACCGCGAGGCGGGCTTCGGTGACCCGGCGTCGCGCAAGCCGCCCATGGGCCGCTGGAAGCGCGTGGCGGCCCGGTGGCTCGCCGCGCGTGAGGCCAACGTGTCGATGCTCCAGGGCCTCGTGAAGGCTGGCTACAAGGAGACGCTGAAGAAGCTGGCTCGCAAGGCGGGGTACAAGCCGCGCGCGCAGGGCTTCTTCGAGGTGCTCGGCTGGAAGCAGAAGCAGGCGGAGAGCGGGCACCGCACGGTGGGCCTCAACGGGCTGACGCTGGTCAAGCGCGAGCGCTTCGACGGGCTGTCGGAGGCGGAGATCTGCGAGTGGATCGAGCACGAGCGGCTCTCCTACAAGGAGGTCGTGGGACGACTGCCGCAGGACCTGGGGATGACTCCGGCCATCATGGCGGCGCTCCTGCCCTCGCTGTCGGACCGTGACCTGCGACTCATGACGCCCACGCTCGAGGAGCTGGGGTTGCTGGCGGAGCCCACGGTCCGCACGCGCTGGGAGAAGGCCATCCAGACGGCGACGGACCAGCGGGCGTTGAACATCGCGAAGAACGTGCGCAGCGACGTGCTGCGCCAGAAGCTGGAGGAGGCCAGCGACAACGCCGCCCGAAAGGCCGTGGAGGAGGCGACGGCGGAGACCGACGTGCGAGTGATGTTCCTCATCGACAAGTCGGGCTCCATGGAGGGGGCCATCGAGAACTCGAAGGAGGCGCTCGCGCGCATCCTCGCGGGCTTCCCGATGGAGAAGCTGCACATCGCGGCGTTCGACACGACGGGCACCGTCCTCAAGCCCAAGGCGTCCAACCGCACGGCGGTCCAGCACATGCTCGCGGGGCTGAAGGCGTCGGGAGGCACGGCGCACGCGGCCGGCGTGCTCGCGCTGCACCGAAGCGGCGTGCGGGTGCCCGAGGGGGCGAAGCTGGTGGTCATCGTGGTGGGCGACGAGGCGGGTGAGGGGGGTGACCAGTTCGCCCGTGTCTTCCGCGACTGCGGCTACTCGGTGGCGGCGCTGGCGTTGCTGGTGAGCGTCGCGGGAGCCCGTGGCAACACGGTCCGCACCTGCTCGAGCCAGCTCCGTGTGCCCTTCAGCGAGGTCAACGTGGACCAGTTCTCGGACCCCTACCAGGTCCCTCGGGTGCTCAAGGCGCTGATGGATGCGCCGACGCTGCCCGGTGCCAGCCAGTCCGGATGGGTGGAGCGGGTGATGCGCACGCCGCTGCTGAAGGTGGCGTGA
- a CDS encoding zf-HC2 domain-containing protein, with product MLKPHLTRDSAEQYILGALAPEKAAALEAHTLECEPCAVLLQEEAILSEQLTEVASSIPEQERVLRPAAWSGRRTVTSAAIAAIAASLALVLLPSRNHQETSAPKPLDATPPSVAMELDEDETPGNVVACPDLATQDTCTRKAAERGLLVMNPSGNAEVPRYEAHTGLPEGAFNARGPVSL from the coding sequence ATGCTTAAGCCCCACCTGACCCGCGACTCCGCGGAGCAATACATCCTGGGCGCCTTGGCCCCGGAGAAGGCGGCGGCGCTGGAGGCCCACACCCTGGAGTGTGAGCCTTGCGCCGTGCTGCTTCAGGAAGAGGCCATTCTGTCGGAGCAGCTCACCGAGGTCGCCAGCAGCATCCCCGAGCAAGAGCGCGTCCTGCGCCCCGCCGCGTGGAGCGGGCGGCGGACGGTGACGAGCGCGGCCATCGCGGCCATCGCGGCCTCCCTGGCGCTGGTGCTGCTCCCCAGCAGGAATCATCAGGAGACCTCCGCCCCGAAGCCCCTGGATGCGACGCCGCCGTCGGTGGCGATGGAGCTGGACGAAGACGAGACCCCGGGGAACGTCGTGGCGTGCCCGGACCTGGCCACGCAGGACACCTGCACTCGCAAGGCGGCGGAGCGCGGGCTGCTCGTCATGAACCCCTCGGGCAACGCCGAGGTTCCCCGTTACGAGGCCCATACCGGCCTGCCCGAAGGCGCGTTCAACGCCCGCGGGCCCGTGTCGCTGTGA
- a CDS encoding RNA polymerase sigma factor, with protein sequence MYEQLSDDELFAEVVRRRATGEPIGGPLGTLVQRWGRPARYVISKIQSSYGRGSPADADELYQDAVGKFIDRGLDQFRGVSQQMPGRSASPKTFFLRIVKHVAIDFYRRHREELAAPPSDPDDAMEEPPSERARAMEMGRRTEERADAQELYWAAFARLQQEHPKEASAWELYHHEDVEDHEECARRLNITVVNSYKRVSRAQAYLKLYLLDLQREAPRGEEA encoded by the coding sequence GTGTACGAGCAGCTCTCGGATGACGAATTGTTCGCGGAGGTGGTTCGCCGCCGCGCCACGGGTGAGCCCATTGGAGGCCCACTCGGTACGTTGGTTCAGCGATGGGGCCGGCCTGCCCGGTACGTCATCAGCAAGATTCAGTCGAGCTACGGACGCGGGTCCCCAGCGGACGCGGACGAGCTCTACCAAGACGCGGTCGGCAAGTTCATCGACCGTGGGTTGGACCAGTTCCGTGGCGTCTCCCAGCAGATGCCGGGCCGGAGTGCGTCTCCCAAGACGTTCTTCCTGCGCATCGTCAAGCACGTGGCCATCGACTTCTACCGGCGGCACCGCGAGGAGCTCGCGGCGCCTCCGTCGGACCCCGATGACGCCATGGAAGAGCCACCTTCGGAGCGCGCTCGCGCGATGGAGATGGGCCGAAGGACCGAGGAGCGGGCGGACGCCCAGGAGCTGTACTGGGCCGCGTTCGCACGACTCCAGCAGGAGCACCCCAAGGAAGCCTCGGCATGGGAGCTGTACCACCACGAGGACGTAGAGGACCACGAGGAATGCGCCCGTCGCCTGAACATCACCGTGGTCAACTCGTACAAGCGCGTCAGCCGCGCCCAGGCCTACTTGAAGCTCTACCTGCTGGATCTCCAGCGCGAAGCACCACGCGGGGAGGAAGCGTGA